The Irregularibacter muris sequence ACTTGGAATATTAGTACCCCAACCACAATTCCTCCAATGCTACCAACTCCACCATCAAAGGACAATCCTCCTACTATACAGGCGGCAATAGCATCCATTTCATACATATTCCCGGTATTATTGGTAGCACTACCTATACGGGCAGCTTCCAAGGCGCCCCCTAAACCATAAAGAAGTCCAGCCAAACCAAATACCATTAAAGTATATTTAAATACATTCACTCCTGATACCACAGCTGCTTCCCTGTTTCCCCCAATAGCAAAGATGTTTTTACCAAACCGAGTTTTATTCCACAATACCCAAATGATTAATATGGTGATGGCTGCATAGATAACAAGATATGGAATTTTAAATTCTCCAGCAACGGGAATCGCTCCTTGGGCAAATTTCATAAAATCTGGTCTTAAACCTCCAATAGGCTGTGCTCCATAGGGGGGACGGTCAAAATAAATAGATGTTGTTCCATAAACAATGATCATCATTCCCAATGTGGCAATAAAGGGATCCACCTTAAATTTTGCAACCACAAAGCCATTGATTAAACTGAAGAATCCTGTGATTAACATAACCAATAGTATGGGAATAGCGATGTTGAGAACAGGCAGATCAGGATACATCCTGTAGGCATAATTAGGGTCCTGCAAAAGAGATGCTGAAATAACAGCCGCCAACCCTACTTGCCGACCTAAGGATAGGTCTGTGCCTTTAGAAACAATGATGCCCCCAACTCCTAAAGCAAAGATGACTCGGGTGGATGCCTGGGATAAAATATTTACAAAGTTCCTCATGGAGATAAAATCTGGTGAGATGGCAATAATCACTCCTAAAAGTCCAATAAGAACCACAACAATAGCATTATTCATCATCCAACTCAACAGAGTTTTTTTATTTAAACCTTTATTCTTTTCAGGTGATTTTTTTTCCATATTGATTCCTCCTAACCTATAGGTATTTAGCCGATAACCTTAAGATTTCCTCTTGGGATGTTTCTTTTGTATTAACAATACCTGCGACTTTTCCATTACTCATGACCAATATCCTATCAGTAATGCCAAGTAATTCTGGCATTTCCGAAGATACCATGATAATTCCTTTTTCTTTATTTGCTAAATCAATCACTAATTGATAGATTTCATATTTGGCTCCTACATCAATACCACGGGTAGGCTCATCCATTAATAGTATTTCGGGCTCAGTTAATAGCCAACGGCCAACAATTACTTTTTGTTGATTCCCTCCGGAAAGAGAGCTGATTAAGGTCTTATGAGAAGGGGTTCTAACCCTCATACTTTCAATAACCCACTGGCCATCATTTACAATTTTTTTCTCGTCCAAAAGTTTATTTTTCTGTACATATTGTTGGATATTGGCAATAAAGGAATTAAACCGAACATCTAATGTAGGGAATATTCCCGTAGCCCGTCTTTCCTCTGTAACAAGGGCAAATCCATTTTTAATTGCGGTCCTTGGATCTTTATTTTCAATTTTTTTGCCATGCAAGTATATTTCTCCCGACTCCAATTGCCTTACTCCGAAAATGGTTTCTAATAATTCTGTTCTTCTCGCCCCTACCAATCCTGCAACCCCTAATATCTCCCCTTTTCTTAATTCAAAGGATGCCTCTCTTACTGAAGGTTGATTAACCGCTCTTAGATTTTTGGCTTCTAAGATGACTTTACCCGGTTGATTGGTTTTGGGTGGGAAGCGATTGGTTAAGTCTCTACCCACCATAAGACTTATGATTTCATCGGTGCTTATTTCGTTGGTGGGCTTTGTGGCTATCCATTTTCCATCCCTCATAATGGTTACATCATCTGCAATCTGTTTTATTTCCTCCATTTTATGGGATATATATATAATGCCAACCCCCCTAGCTTTAAGGGCTCTTATAATCTGAAATAAATGATTGACTTCCTTTTCAGTCAGTGAAGATGTGGGTTCATCCATAACAATGATCTTAGAATCATAGGAAACCGCCTTTGCAATCTCCACCATCTGACTTTCAGAAACTGGTAGTCTCTTCATTTTTAATCGAGGATCAATATCAATATCCAATTCTTTAAAAATTTTCGAAGT is a genomic window containing:
- the mglC gene encoding galactose/methyl galactoside ABC transporter permease MglC, with amino-acid sequence MEKKSPEKNKGLNKKTLLSWMMNNAIVVVLIGLLGVIIAISPDFISMRNFVNILSQASTRVIFALGVGGIIVSKGTDLSLGRQVGLAAVISASLLQDPNYAYRMYPDLPVLNIAIPILLVMLITGFFSLINGFVVAKFKVDPFIATLGMMIIVYGTTSIYFDRPPYGAQPIGGLRPDFMKFAQGAIPVAGEFKIPYLVIYAAITILIIWVLWNKTRFGKNIFAIGGNREAAVVSGVNVFKYTLMVFGLAGLLYGLGGALEAARIGSATNNTGNMYEMDAIAACIVGGLSFDGGVGSIGGIVVGVLIFQVIAYGLSFIGVNPYLQFIIKGLIIITAVAIDSRKYAKKK
- the mglA gene encoding galactose/methyl galactoside ABC transporter ATP-binding protein MglA, producing MPDSQTKNTKQDYLLEMIGISKEFPGVKALDKVDLRVRRGTVHALMGENGAGKSTLMKCLFGIYHKDQGQIFLEGQEVDFQNSRQALDNGVSMVHQELNQVRTTRVMDNIWLGRFPTKGLFIEEKKMYQATSKIFKELDIDIDPRLKMKRLPVSESQMVEIAKAVSYDSKIIVMDEPTSSLTEKEVNHLFQIIRALKARGVGIIYISHKMEEIKQIADDVTIMRDGKWIATKPTNEISTDEIISLMVGRDLTNRFPPKTNQPGKVILEAKNLRAVNQPSVREASFELRKGEILGVAGLVGARRTELLETIFGVRQLESGEIYLHGKKIENKDPRTAIKNGFALVTEERRATGIFPTLDVRFNSFIANIQQYVQKNKLLDEKKIVNDGQWVIESMRVRTPSHKTLISSLSGGNQQKVIVGRWLLTEPEILLMDEPTRGIDVGAKYEIYQLVIDLANKEKGIIMVSSEMPELLGITDRILVMSNGKVAGIVNTKETSQEEILRLSAKYL